The Atlantibacter hermannii genomic interval TGCTGATGCTCGGCTTCTTTATCGCTTTTGCTGTGAAAATGCCCGTGGTGCCGCTACACGGCTGGTTGCCGGATGCCCACTCCCAGGCACCGACAGCAGGTTCTGTTGACCTGGCGGGGATCTTGTTGAAAACGGCGGCTTACGGCCTGCTGCGTTTCTCGCTGCCGCTGTTCCCGAACGCGTCGGCGGAATTTGCGCCTGTTGCTATGTGGCTCGGCGTCATCGGTATTTTCTACGGCGCGTGGATGGCCTTCACACAGTACGATATCAAACGCCTGATTGCTTATACCTCCGTTTCCCACATGGGTTTCGTTCTGATTGCTATCTATACAGGCAGCCAGCTTGCTTACCAGGGCGCCGTCATCCAGATGATTGCTCACGGTCTGTCTGCGGCAGGTCTGTTTATCATTTGTGGTCAGTTGTATGAACGCCTGCATACCCGCGATATGCGCATGATGGGCGGCCTGTGGAGCAAAATTAAGTGGTTGCCTGCGCTGTCGATGTTCTTCGCGGTTGCGACCCTCGGTATGCCGGGCACCGGTAACTTCGTCGGCGAATTCATGATTCTGTTCGGCAGCTACCAGGTTGTGCCGGTGATCACTGTGATTTCGACCTTCGGTCTGGTGTTTGCGTCTGTCTATTCGCTGGCGATGCTGCATCGCGCTTACTTTGGTAAGGCGAAAAGCCAGTTGAGCAGCCAGGAACTGCCAGGGATGTCACTGCGCGAGCTGTTTATTATTCTGTTGCTGGTAGCGCTGCTGGTGCTGCTTGGCTTCTATCCGCAGCCGATTCTGGATACCTCGCACTCTGCTATGGGCAATATCCAGCAGTGGTTTGTTAATTCTGTTTCTACTACAAGGCCGTAATTCGCCATGACAATAACTCCACAACAACTGATCGCGCTGCTACCGCTGCTCGTCGTGGGCTTTACGGTAGTGGTGGTGATGCTCTCCATTGCGTGGCGACGCAACCACTTTGTGAATGCCACCCTGTCAGTGCTTGGGCTTAACGCTGCGCTCATCTCGCTCTGGTTTGTCGGCCAGGCGGGCGCGATGGACGTGACGCCGCTGATGCGCGTTGACGGCTACGCTATGTTCTATACCGGCCTGGTACTGCTGGCGAGCCTCGCTACCTGTACCTTCGCCTACCCGTGGTTAGAAGGCTATTACGACAACAAAGAAGAGTTCTATCTTCTGGTGTTGATTGCGGCGCTGGGCGGCATTTTGCTGGCTAACGCCAATCACCTGGCCTCGCTGTTCCTGGGTATTGAACTGATCTCCCTGCCGCTGTTTGGCCTGGTGGGTTATGCGTATCGTCAGAAACGTTCGCTGGAAGCGAGTATCAAATACACCATTCTGTCGGCAGCGGCCTCGTCGTTCCTGCTGTTCGGGATGGCGCTGGTGTACGCGGAATCCGGCAGCCTGTCGTTTGTCAGCCTCGGTAAGAGCCTGGCGGATAACATGCTCCATGAGCCGCTGCTGCTGGCGGGCCTCGGTCTGATGATCGTGGGTCTGGGCTTTAAACTTTCACTGGTGCCGTTCCACCTGTGGACGCCGGATGTTTATCAGGGCGCACCTGCGCCGGTCTCCACCTTCCTGGCGACCGCCAGCAAAATCGCCATCTTTAGCGTGGTGATGCGTCTGTTCCTGTACGCACCGGTTGGTGACAGCGAAGCGATTCGTGTGGTGCTGGGGATTATCGCCTTTGCATCGATCATCTTTGGTAACCTGATGGCGCTGAGCCAGACCAACATCAAACGTCTGTTGGGCTACTCCTCCATCTCTCATCTGGGCTATCTGCTGGTGGCGCTGATTGCGCTGCAAAGCGGCCAGATGTCGATGGAAACCGTAGGTGTTTATCTGGCCGGATACCTGTTCAGCAGCCTTGGCGCGTTCGGCGTGGTGAGCCTGATGTCCAGTCCGTACCGTGGCCCGGATGCTGAATCACTGTTCTCTTACCGCGGCCTGTTCTGGCACCGTCCGATCCTGTCTGCGGTAATGACGGTGATGATGCTGTCGCTGGCGGGTATCCCGATGACGCTGGGCTTTATCGGGAAGTTCTATGTGCTGGCCGTGGGTGTGCAGGATAGCCTGTGGTGGCTGGTCGGTGCCGTGGTGGTAGGTTCTGCCATCGGTCTCTACTACTACCTGCGCGTAGCGGTGAGCCTGTATCTGAACGCACCGCAACAGCTGAACCGCGATGCGCCATCTAACTGGCAATACAGCGCAGGCGGTATCGTGGTGCTGATCTCCGCGCTGCTGGTACTGGTGCTTGGCGTCTGGCCGCAGCCGTTGATTAGCCTGGTGCAGTTGGCCGAACCGCTGATGTAACGGCTTATGTTGTGAAAAAACCGCCACTTGCTGGCGGTTTTTTTATATCTGCACCGTCATAAAATCCTTGGCGGCGATTGTGTCAGGGAAAATTTCCCTGCATTCGCGCAACAGCGCTTCGCAGCCTGCGTCATCATAGCGTGAGCTGAAATGGGTTATAACCAGTCGTCCAACCCCGGCAGCCCTTGCCACTTCAGCGGCCTGCACGGTAGTGGAATGGCCCCGGCTATTGGCTTTTTCCGCCATCGCGGCCTCCAGCGTCGTTTCATGCACCATAACGTCAACGCCGCTTGCGAGAGTGAGAGCAGCGGACGTAGGGCCGGTATCGCCGAAAATCGCCAATGTTTTGCCTTTCCGGGCCGGGCCTAAGTAGTCCTGTCCGTTAATCATTCGGCCATCATCCAGCATAACGCTTTCACCCCGCTTTAACTGCTGGAACAGGGGGCCAGGCGTGATGCCTTCAGCCTTGAGACGCGAAGCGTCGAGCGCGCCTGGCCTGTCGTGCTGCTCAATCCGATAGCCATAGCATTCGACCGGATGGGTGAGGGGATACGCCGTGACGCGAAACTCCTCATCGCAAAATACCTCACCGGCGGTGATTTCGACGATCTCCAGCGGAAACCCGGTCCAGGAACCGCTGAGCTGCAACGCCATCTCTATAAACTGACGAATGCCAGCAGGCCCATAGACCGTAAGCGGGTTTTCATTGCCCGCCATGGACCGGCTGCACAATAGCCCTGGCAACCCAAAAATATGGTCGCCATGCAGATGGGTAATAAAAATTTTGTTCAGCTTGCCGGGATTAAAGACGGTATGCAGCATCTGATGCTGGGTGCCTTCGCCGCAGTCAAACAGCCAGTATTGCGCCGCATTGTTCATGGGATTAAACACCATGGCGGTCACATTGCGGCTTTTGCACGGTACCCCGGCGGATGTGCCTAAAAAAGTCAGTTCCATGAAGCGTTCTTCTCCCGCAATGATTTAGTATTAGCCTGACATTCAACGACTATTATGCACCATACAGGAGCGCACCATGATCCACTGGCAAGATCTTCACCATTCCGCGCTGGATGTTCCAACCTTATATGCCGTACTGCAGTTACGTTGCGAAGTGTTTGTTGTTGAGCAGGCCTGCGCCTATCAGGACGTTGATGGTGACGACTTAGTGGGGGAAAACCGCCACATCCTTGGCTGGCGTGACGGGAAGCTGGTGGCGTATGCGAGGATTCTGAAAAGCGAGCACGATTATGAGCCGGTGGTCATTGGCCGGGTGATTGTCGACGCCAGTTTGCGCGGTGAAAGAGTGGGCCAGCAATTGATGAGCCACACGCTCGCTGCGTGCCAGCAGCACTGGCCTGGCAAGGCGTTGTACCTTGGCGCACAGGCACATTTGCAGGGGTTCTATCAACGCTTTGGTTTCATGCCCGTCACTGAGGTGTACGAGGAAGACGGCATTCCCCATATCGGAATGGCCCGAGAATAAGCGGCAAAAAGCGCTTCCCTTGTCTATATTTAGCTGACATATGTTAAATCCTGATGGAGAGAAGCGATGACTGATAATAACGAACAGTTCAATACCCGTATTGATGATGATTTGTCACTGCTTAGCGATACGCTGGAAGAAGTACTGCGTTCGTCCGGCGATCCGGCGGATCAGAAATACATCGAACTGAAAGCGCGCGCCGAGAAGGCGTTAAACGATGTTAAAGCCCGCGTATCCAGTGCGTCGGATAACTATTATTTCCGCGCCAAGAAAGCGGTATACCGTGCGGATGATTATG includes:
- the nuoN gene encoding NADH-quinone oxidoreductase subunit N is translated as MTITPQQLIALLPLLVVGFTVVVVMLSIAWRRNHFVNATLSVLGLNAALISLWFVGQAGAMDVTPLMRVDGYAMFYTGLVLLASLATCTFAYPWLEGYYDNKEEFYLLVLIAALGGILLANANHLASLFLGIELISLPLFGLVGYAYRQKRSLEASIKYTILSAAASSFLLFGMALVYAESGSLSFVSLGKSLADNMLHEPLLLAGLGLMIVGLGFKLSLVPFHLWTPDVYQGAPAPVSTFLATASKIAIFSVVMRLFLYAPVGDSEAIRVVLGIIAFASIIFGNLMALSQTNIKRLLGYSSISHLGYLLVALIALQSGQMSMETVGVYLAGYLFSSLGAFGVVSLMSSPYRGPDAESLFSYRGLFWHRPILSAVMTVMMLSLAGIPMTLGFIGKFYVLAVGVQDSLWWLVGAVVVGSAIGLYYYLRVAVSLYLNAPQQLNRDAPSNWQYSAGGIVVLISALLVLVLGVWPQPLISLVQLAEPLM
- the elaB gene encoding regulatory protein AmpE, with the translated sequence MTDNNEQFNTRIDDDLSLLSDTLEEVLRSSGDPADQKYIELKARAEKALNDVKARVSSASDNYYFRAKKAVYRADDYVHEQPWKGIGIGAAAGLVLGILLARR
- the nuoM gene encoding NADH dehydrogenase I subunit M, whose translation is MLLPWLILIPFIGGFLCWQTERFGVKVPRWIALITMGLTLALSLQLWLQGGYGLTQAAGLPQWQSEFVMQWIPRFGITIHLAIDGLSLLMVVLTGLLGVLAVLCSWNEIEKYQGFFHLNLMWILGGVIGVFLAIDMFLFFFFWEMMLVPMYFLIALWGHKASDGKTRITAATKFFIYTQASGLVMLIAILALVFVHYNATGDWTFNYEQLLKTPMSHNVEWLLMLGFFIAFAVKMPVVPLHGWLPDAHSQAPTAGSVDLAGILLKTAAYGLLRFSLPLFPNASAEFAPVAMWLGVIGIFYGAWMAFTQYDIKRLIAYTSVSHMGFVLIAIYTGSQLAYQGAVIQMIAHGLSAAGLFIICGQLYERLHTRDMRMMGGLWSKIKWLPALSMFFAVATLGMPGTGNFVGEFMILFGSYQVVPVITVISTFGLVFASVYSLAMLHRAYFGKAKSQLSSQELPGMSLRELFIILLLVALLVLLGFYPQPILDTSHSAMGNIQQWFVNSVSTTRP
- the rbn_1 gene encoding ribonuclease BN, which translates into the protein MELTFLGTSAGVPCKSRNVTAMVFNPMNNAAQYWLFDCGEGTQHQMLHTVFNPGKLNKIFITHLHGDHIFGLPGLLCSRSMAGNENPLTVYGPAGIRQFIEMALQLSGSWTGFPLEIVEITAGEVFCDEEFRVTAYPLTHPVECYGYRIEQHDRPGALDASRLKAEGITPGPLFQQLKRGESVMLDDGRMINGQDYLGPARKGKTLAIFGDTGPTSAALTLASGVDVMVHETTLEAAMAEKANSRGHSTTVQAAEVARAAGVGRLVITHFSSRYDDAGCEALLRECREIFPDTIAAKDFMTVQI
- the elaA gene encoding putative acyltransferase with acyl-CoA N-acyltransferase domain, with translation MIHWQDLHHSALDVPTLYAVLQLRCEVFVVEQACAYQDVDGDDLVGENRHILGWRDGKLVAYARILKSEHDYEPVVIGRVIVDASLRGERVGQQLMSHTLAACQQHWPGKALYLGAQAHLQGFYQRFGFMPVTEVYEEDGIPHIGMARE